The Melospiza melodia melodia isolate bMelMel2 chromosome 7, bMelMel2.pri, whole genome shotgun sequence genome has a segment encoding these proteins:
- the ATCAY gene encoding caytaxin isoform X2 — protein sequence MESLGSPTEDETTSSPPNTLNFNGAHRKRKTLVAPEINISLDQSEGSILSDDFLDTPDDLDINVDDIETPDETDSLEFLGNGNELEWEDDTPVATAKNMPGDSADLFGDGGTEDGSATNGRLWRTVIIGEQEHRIDLQMIKPYMRVVTHGGYYGEGLNAIIVFAACYLPDSNLADYHYIMENLFLYVISSLELLVAEDYMIVYLNGATPRRRMPGLGWLKKCYQMIDRRLRKNLKALIIVHPSWFIRTVLAISRPFISVKFINKIQYVHSLEELEQLIPMEHVQIPECVLQYEEERIKARKERAEEKQDMAERESMPVPPAEDQETSMS from the exons ATGGAGTCTCTGGGAAGCCCCACGGAGGACGAGACCACGTCCT CTCCCCCCAACACCCTGAACTTCAACGGGGCCCATCGGAAGAGGAAGACCCTGGTGGCACCCGAGATCAACATTTCCCTGGACCAGAGCGAGGGCTCCATCCTCTCCGACGACTTCCTGGACACCCCAGACGACCTGGACATCAACGTGGACGACATCGAGACCCCTGACGAGACGGATTCCCTCGAGTTCCTGGGCAACGGCAACGAGCTGGAATGGGAAG ATGACACCCCGGTGGCCACGGCCAAGAACATGCCAGGGGACAGCGCAGACCTGTTTGGGGACGGTGGCACCGAGGATGGCAGTGCCACCAACGGGCGCCTCTGGAGAACCGTCATCATCGGCGAGCAGGAGCACAGGATCGACCTGCAGATGATCAAACCCTACATGAGGGTGGTGACGCACGGAG GATACTACGGAGAAGGTCTCAACGCCATCATCGTCTTTGCTGCCTGCTACCTCCCCGACAGCAACCTGGCAGATTATCACTACATCATGGAGAACCTCTTCCT GTATGTGAtcagcagcctggagctgctggtggctgaggaTTACATGATCGTGTACCTGAACGGGGCCACGCCGCGCAGGAGGATGCCAGGCCTGGGCTGGCTCAAGAAGTGCTACCAGATGATCGACAGAAG GCTGAGGAAGAACCTCAAGGCCCTGATCATCGTGCACCCCTCGTGGTTCATCAGGACTGTCCTGGCCATCTCCAGGCCCTTCATCAG TGTGAAGTTCATCAACAAGATCCAGTACGTGCacagcctggaggagctggagcagctcatCCCCATGGAGCACGTGCAGATCCCAGAGTGTGTCCTGCA GTATGAAGAGGAGAGGATCAAGGCCAGGAAAGAAAG GGCAGAGGAGAAACAAGACATGGCTGAGAGGGAAAG CATGCCCGTGCCCCCAGCAGAGGATCAGGAGACCAG catGTCCTGA
- the ATCAY gene encoding caytaxin isoform X1 translates to MGTTEATLRMENVDVKEEWQDEDFPRPLPEETGMESLGSPTEDETTSSPPNTLNFNGAHRKRKTLVAPEINISLDQSEGSILSDDFLDTPDDLDINVDDIETPDETDSLEFLGNGNELEWEDDTPVATAKNMPGDSADLFGDGGTEDGSATNGRLWRTVIIGEQEHRIDLQMIKPYMRVVTHGGYYGEGLNAIIVFAACYLPDSNLADYHYIMENLFLYVISSLELLVAEDYMIVYLNGATPRRRMPGLGWLKKCYQMIDRRLRKNLKALIIVHPSWFIRTVLAISRPFISVKFINKIQYVHSLEELEQLIPMEHVQIPECVLQYEEERIKARKERAEEKQDMAERESMPVPPAEDQETSMS, encoded by the exons ATGGGCACCACGGAGGCCACGCTGAGGATGGAGAACGTGGATGTGAAGGAGGAGTGGCAGGACGAGGACTTCCCCAG GCCTCTCCCAGAGGAGACAGGGATGGAGTCTCTGGGAAGCCCCACGGAGGACGAGACCACGTCCT CTCCCCCCAACACCCTGAACTTCAACGGGGCCCATCGGAAGAGGAAGACCCTGGTGGCACCCGAGATCAACATTTCCCTGGACCAGAGCGAGGGCTCCATCCTCTCCGACGACTTCCTGGACACCCCAGACGACCTGGACATCAACGTGGACGACATCGAGACCCCTGACGAGACGGATTCCCTCGAGTTCCTGGGCAACGGCAACGAGCTGGAATGGGAAG ATGACACCCCGGTGGCCACGGCCAAGAACATGCCAGGGGACAGCGCAGACCTGTTTGGGGACGGTGGCACCGAGGATGGCAGTGCCACCAACGGGCGCCTCTGGAGAACCGTCATCATCGGCGAGCAGGAGCACAGGATCGACCTGCAGATGATCAAACCCTACATGAGGGTGGTGACGCACGGAG GATACTACGGAGAAGGTCTCAACGCCATCATCGTCTTTGCTGCCTGCTACCTCCCCGACAGCAACCTGGCAGATTATCACTACATCATGGAGAACCTCTTCCT GTATGTGAtcagcagcctggagctgctggtggctgaggaTTACATGATCGTGTACCTGAACGGGGCCACGCCGCGCAGGAGGATGCCAGGCCTGGGCTGGCTCAAGAAGTGCTACCAGATGATCGACAGAAG GCTGAGGAAGAACCTCAAGGCCCTGATCATCGTGCACCCCTCGTGGTTCATCAGGACTGTCCTGGCCATCTCCAGGCCCTTCATCAG TGTGAAGTTCATCAACAAGATCCAGTACGTGCacagcctggaggagctggagcagctcatCCCCATGGAGCACGTGCAGATCCCAGAGTGTGTCCTGCA GTATGAAGAGGAGAGGATCAAGGCCAGGAAAGAAAG GGCAGAGGAGAAACAAGACATGGCTGAGAGGGAAAG CATGCCCGTGCCCCCAGCAGAGGATCAGGAGACCAG catGTCCTGA
- the NRTN gene encoding neurturin — MKVWKFAAIASMLLSSMLSILVCRDMFSGSRELSPLPSSPSSSRDSSSSSSSSSSSSSSLRRSPRALQRHGSLLAQYSALLESYTEGEMRQLLSALVERYRQAVNSGGHELPLFPRAGGRRKRARARHKPCELRELEVSVSELGLGYESDETVLFRYCSGTCEAAVRSYDLSLKSMRSRRKIRKEKIRARPCCRPLAYDDDVSFLDAYNRYYTVNELSAKECGCV; from the exons ATGAAGGTATGGAAGTTTGCAGCCATTGCATCGATGCTCCTCAGTTCCATGTTATCCATTTTAGTTTGTAGAGACATGTTCAGCGGAAGCCGGGAACTCAGCCCCTTGCCTTCCTCGCCGTCTTCCTCACGggattcctcttcttcctcttcttcttcctcctcctcctcctcctcgctgcgGAGATCCCCACGGGCGCTGCAACGCCACGGCTCTCTGCTGGCCCAGT ACAGCGCCTTGCTGGAGAGCTACACGGAGGGCGAGATGCGCCAGCTGCTGTCGGCGCTGGTGGAGCGCTACCGCCAGGCCGTGAACTCGGGCGGGCACGAGCTGCCGCTGTTCCCCCGCGCCGGCGGCCGCCGCAAGCGCGCCCGCGCCCGCCACAAACCCTGCGAGCTGCGCGAGCTCGAGGTCAGCGTCAGCGAGCTGGGCCTGGGCTACGAGTCGGACGAGACCGTGCTGTTCCGCTACTGCAGCGGCACCTGCGAGGCCGCCGTGCGCAGCTACGACCTCTCCCTCAAGAGCATGAGGAGCCGCAGAAAGATCCGGAAGGAGAAGATCCGCGCGCGGCCCTGCTGCAGGCCGCTGGCCTACGACGACGACGTCTCCTTCCTGGACGCCTACAACCGCTACTACACCGTCAACGAGCTGTCGGCCAAGGAGTGCGGCTGCGTGTGA